The Verrucomicrobiota bacterium JB022 genome includes a region encoding these proteins:
- a CDS encoding thioesterase family protein, whose translation MILCLRRLGNTITAMNRPQIILPAAFDFELTLPVRLTDLNYGNHLANDRVLALVHEARVAWLHTQGLTELDLGEGVGLIQADAAVRYLSQARWGDTLRLQLAVAEMRRGGFTLAYRISHAASDQDVAHVQTGFAFFDYARQQVARGPQAFTTRWARE comes from the coding sequence ATGATTCTATGCCTGCGCCGCCTCGGCAACACCATTACCGCCATGAACCGCCCGCAAATCATCTTGCCCGCCGCCTTCGACTTCGAGCTGACGCTGCCCGTGCGCCTGACCGACCTCAATTACGGCAACCACCTTGCCAACGACCGTGTGCTGGCGCTGGTCCACGAAGCGCGGGTGGCCTGGCTGCACACGCAGGGGCTGACGGAGCTCGACTTGGGCGAAGGGGTGGGGCTGATCCAGGCCGATGCCGCCGTGCGCTATCTTTCGCAGGCCCGCTGGGGCGATACTCTGCGCCTGCAACTGGCGGTTGCGGAGATGCGGCGCGGCGGCTTTACCCTCGCCTACCGGATCAGCCATGCCGCGAGCGATCAGGACGTGGCGCACGTGCAGACGGGCTTTGCCTTCTTCGACTACGCCCGCCAGCAAGTCGCGCGCGGGCCGCAGGCGTTTACGACGCGCTGGGCGCGGGAGTAG
- a CDS encoding polyphosphate kinase 2 family protein: protein MVSPESLYERVADQCVLPVGQRPDLIKWTSHLADDVVGEKEAGVAYLHQLSSDLAELQRRLHAAKQHKLLIILQGMDTSGKGGTVRHVFRMVNPMGVNVAAFDKPTVKELSYDYLWRVHARVPAKGEIAIFDRSHYEDIVTVRVHDLFPQEIWERRYRHIAEFEQMLADEGTTVLKFFLHISKEEQKSRLKSRLEDPEKYWKFDPSDIRAREHWEDYMDAYADVMERCNAKHAPWYIIPADRKWVRNILVAEVVVRRLRQLEIEFPAARFDLDSVDLD from the coding sequence ATGGTGTCTCCTGAATCCCTCTACGAGCGGGTTGCCGATCAGTGCGTGCTGCCGGTCGGTCAGCGTCCCGACCTGATCAAGTGGACTTCGCACCTGGCCGACGATGTCGTGGGCGAGAAAGAAGCCGGCGTCGCTTACCTGCACCAGTTGAGCAGCGACCTGGCCGAGCTTCAGCGCCGCCTGCACGCGGCCAAGCAGCACAAGTTGCTCATCATCCTGCAGGGGATGGATACCAGCGGCAAGGGCGGCACCGTGCGCCACGTCTTCCGTATGGTCAACCCCATGGGGGTCAACGTCGCGGCTTTCGACAAGCCGACCGTGAAGGAGCTGAGCTACGACTACCTCTGGCGTGTGCATGCCCGCGTGCCGGCCAAGGGCGAGATCGCGATCTTTGACCGCAGCCACTACGAGGACATCGTGACCGTGCGCGTGCACGATCTCTTTCCGCAGGAGATCTGGGAGCGCCGCTACCGCCACATCGCCGAGTTTGAGCAGATGCTGGCCGACGAGGGCACCACGGTCCTCAAGTTTTTCCTCCACATCAGCAAGGAAGAGCAGAAAAGTCGCCTCAAGAGCCGCCTCGAAGATCCGGAAAAATACTGGAAGTTCGACCCGAGCGACATCCGGGCGCGCGAGCACTGGGAAGACTACATGGACGCCTACGCCGACGTGATGGAGCGCTGCAACGCCAAGCACGCCCCGTGGTACATCATCCCGGCCGACCGCAAGTGGGTGCGTAACATCCTGGTGGCCGAAGTAGTGGTGCGCCGCCTCCGCCAGCTTGAGATCGAGTTCCCCGCCGCCCGTTTCGATCTCGATTCGGTCGACCTGGATTAG
- a CDS encoding tetratricopeptide repeat protein, with product MCFALRFRFSLLSAALAMPVVAAEPEPSTPTLAELASQLPASRSFAIVCTWLEDHVPDSLDAWQTKADAGDPQAQLLLGYCYYTGVGAPQDMAKAAAAFSQAAEQGELGALYRLGVMMWAGEYFEQDYEQARALLEVAVADRSAPAQTFLSSLHLLGRGVDKDPQRAFAMACLAAEQGYAQAQHLLGGYYAVGIGTPVDLEAAFREYQKSADQGYLDAIVSLADCYSGGNGTTQDKARAFELYLQAAEQGHLQSQYLVGVWYQHGVGTPQDLDAAVRWTLQAAEAGVAEAQSQRGFQLLEGIGVKADPAAAVRWFQQGAVGGSAQAAFNLGICYQNGRGIEAAPAQALYWFERAAEQDHPEALFNLGVIYSQSAQSAADWDRVFDFYERAAELDHASAMQNIGVLYFNGNGVPHDYAAAARWYERAVEAGSIGAAYSLGIMYYHGTGMEAPDPARAIELLHTAADGGVASAQNELGVFYLNGLGGVEVDPVAAVEWFRQAAEQHHLLGCYNLAICYEYGSGVEKDAKEAIRYYQLAADQGYPNAMLNLGLIYLHGKGVPRDYGKAVAQFRQGAELGHAICQFNYGLALENGWAGPREITKAFEYYRRAAAQGQENAVARLDQTGLIFRNTPRHQRGNRVSAEPGASKN from the coding sequence ATGTGTTTCGCCCTGCGCTTTCGCTTTTCTCTCCTGTCCGCCGCGTTGGCAATGCCAGTGGTGGCAGCCGAGCCGGAACCATCCACCCCCACTCTGGCCGAACTGGCCAGCCAATTACCAGCCAGCCGCAGCTTCGCCATCGTTTGCACATGGCTTGAAGATCACGTACCGGACTCGCTCGACGCGTGGCAGACCAAGGCTGACGCGGGCGATCCGCAGGCGCAACTGCTGCTCGGCTATTGCTACTATACCGGCGTTGGAGCACCACAGGATATGGCGAAGGCCGCCGCCGCATTTTCCCAAGCGGCTGAGCAAGGCGAGCTTGGCGCGCTCTATCGCCTTGGCGTGATGATGTGGGCTGGCGAATACTTTGAGCAGGATTACGAGCAAGCCCGCGCGCTACTTGAAGTAGCCGTAGCGGACAGAAGTGCACCCGCCCAGACCTTCCTCAGTAGCCTTCACCTCCTGGGCCGTGGCGTCGACAAAGACCCGCAACGCGCATTCGCAATGGCCTGCCTCGCCGCCGAGCAAGGCTACGCACAGGCACAGCATCTATTGGGAGGATACTACGCCGTGGGAATAGGCACACCGGTAGACTTGGAGGCGGCCTTTCGCGAGTATCAAAAATCGGCCGATCAGGGTTATCTCGATGCTATCGTTTCCCTTGCAGACTGCTACAGCGGGGGCAACGGCACCACCCAAGACAAGGCGCGCGCATTTGAACTCTACCTGCAGGCCGCCGAACAGGGGCATCTGCAATCGCAATATCTTGTGGGCGTGTGGTATCAGCATGGCGTTGGGACGCCGCAAGACCTTGACGCAGCCGTCCGTTGGACGCTTCAGGCCGCCGAAGCAGGCGTCGCGGAGGCCCAAAGCCAACGGGGCTTCCAGTTATTGGAAGGCATCGGGGTGAAGGCCGACCCGGCAGCCGCCGTCCGCTGGTTCCAGCAAGGTGCGGTGGGCGGCAGCGCACAAGCGGCCTTCAACCTGGGGATCTGCTACCAGAACGGCAGGGGTATCGAGGCCGCTCCCGCGCAAGCTCTTTACTGGTTTGAGCGCGCGGCCGAGCAGGATCACCCGGAAGCCTTGTTCAACCTGGGGGTGATCTACAGCCAGAGCGCACAGTCTGCCGCCGACTGGGACCGCGTTTTCGACTTTTACGAGCGCGCGGCCGAGCTGGATCACGCGAGTGCGATGCAAAACATCGGCGTCCTCTACTTCAACGGCAACGGCGTGCCGCACGACTACGCCGCCGCCGCCCGCTGGTATGAGCGAGCCGTCGAAGCGGGCAGCATCGGAGCCGCCTACTCCCTCGGGATCATGTATTATCATGGCACCGGGATGGAGGCACCCGACCCAGCCCGCGCAATCGAACTTCTCCACACCGCTGCGGACGGCGGGGTCGCCAGTGCGCAGAACGAACTGGGCGTGTTTTACCTGAACGGCCTCGGTGGAGTGGAAGTCGACCCGGTGGCGGCGGTGGAATGGTTTCGACAGGCCGCAGAGCAGCACCACCTCCTTGGCTGCTACAATCTGGCGATTTGCTACGAATATGGCAGCGGCGTGGAGAAAGACGCGAAGGAAGCCATCCGCTATTATCAACTGGCCGCTGACCAAGGCTACCCCAACGCGATGCTCAACCTCGGCCTGATTTACCTCCATGGCAAAGGCGTCCCGCGCGACTATGGCAAAGCGGTGGCGCAATTTCGCCAAGGCGCCGAGCTGGGCCATGCCATCTGCCAATTCAATTACGGCCTCGCCCTTGAAAACGGCTGGGCCGGCCCGCGCGAAATCACGAAAGCCTTCGAATACTATCGCCGCGCAGCAGCCCAGGGGCAGGAAAACGCCGTGGCTCGCCTTGATCAGACGGGGCTGATTTTCCGTAATACCCCTCGCCACCAGCGTGGCAACCGCGTCTCCGCCGAACCCGGCGCGTCCAAAAATTGA
- a CDS encoding glycosyltransferase family 4 protein translates to MRRRILIYSPQLDALGGIERHLVEACRLLRAHDWEVTLLSTSNSLHPAVQQSLEEAGVRLRMQPVARGHASARQKLTWLLREVVALRRERWDVVYTNAQGGLAPFVWMAAQPETRVIHHHHTSADASEQAGWNLPFRLTLQHAPILVSCSHATRLNIRAATGRDSLDHLPCLYPWEPGDTVYTPPLGPPWRLLFAGRLAASKGIDTILHLAQQPELADVEWHLYGSGDYGAADFEGLPRVHYHGRYESRAELLQSFSQAHGMVLFSRHSEGLPITLLEATELGLPWIATDRGGTRELALRTPDCQVLPADFTDADALEAVLRLRTALQHGQTSPAALRTAFAQGYDPADVRTRWMRLFEEG, encoded by the coding sequence GTGCGACGTCGAATCCTCATTTACTCTCCGCAGCTCGACGCCTTGGGTGGGATCGAACGCCACCTCGTCGAGGCCTGCCGCCTCCTGCGCGCGCATGATTGGGAGGTGACGTTGCTTTCGACCAGCAATTCCCTGCACCCTGCCGTGCAACAGAGCCTGGAGGAGGCCGGCGTGCGCCTGCGGATGCAGCCGGTAGCGCGCGGCCATGCTTCGGCCCGGCAAAAGCTGACCTGGCTGCTGCGGGAGGTGGTTGCGCTACGCCGCGAACGGTGGGACGTCGTCTATACCAACGCGCAAGGCGGGCTCGCCCCCTTTGTGTGGATGGCGGCACAACCTGAGACACGCGTGATCCACCACCACCACACCTCCGCCGACGCCAGCGAACAGGCGGGCTGGAACCTGCCCTTCCGCCTCACCTTGCAGCACGCGCCCATCCTCGTTTCGTGCTCCCACGCCACGCGCCTCAACATCCGGGCGGCCACCGGGCGGGATTCGCTCGACCACCTGCCCTGCCTCTACCCGTGGGAGCCGGGCGACACCGTCTACACACCTCCCCTCGGGCCGCCCTGGCGGCTGCTGTTCGCGGGCCGGCTGGCGGCCTCCAAAGGCATCGACACCATCCTACACCTGGCCCAACAACCGGAGCTGGCCGATGTGGAGTGGCACCTCTACGGCAGCGGCGACTACGGCGCGGCGGACTTTGAGGGCCTTCCGCGCGTCCATTACCACGGGCGTTACGAGAGCCGGGCCGAGCTGCTGCAATCCTTCTCTCAGGCGCACGGCATGGTGCTCTTTTCGCGCCACAGCGAAGGCCTGCCCATCACCTTGCTCGAAGCGACCGAGCTGGGCCTGCCGTGGATCGCTACCGACCGCGGCGGCACCCGCGAACTGGCCCTGCGCACGCCCGATTGCCAGGTACTGCCCGCCGATTTTACTGATGCCGACGCGCTCGAAGCTGTCCTGCGTCTGCGCACCGCCCTGCAACATGGCCAGACCTCACCGGCGGCCCTGCGCACCGCCTTCGCCCAAGGCTACGACCCGGCAGATGTCCGCACGCGCTGGATGCGGTTGTTTGAAGAAGGATGA
- a CDS encoding UDPGP type 1 family protein, translating to MEAQAPSPELIEKFNAAGQGQVFRFWDRLDAGQQKQLLQQASEIDLDEVKRLFHDLVQGDGGEGAGLEGLEPAPYQAHPSQGGNLDQWKKAFLKGEEVLKAGQVAAFTVAGGQGTRLGYDGPKGTFPVTPVKKKSLFQVFAEKIRSANQRFGCSIPWLIMTSHINHEQTVAFFKEHNFFGLEQDDVWFFSQGRMPAVDEEGKIILEAPDSIAMSPDGHGGALRALVRSGSIAKLKQRGVKVLSYFQVDNVLVRAIDPAFIGFHVLAGSEMSSKMIPKRDATEKLGIFCVQGGQTKVIEYSDMPAEMQAETDENGTLRFLAGSIAIHVLNVEFIERVGSGGDFQLPFHRAHKKIPVVTDKGETVKPEDPNGYKFEMFVFDALPFAQNATTIETLREDDFSPVKNAEGSDSPQTAHDDQLRQFTRWCEAAGVQLEVDETDKPPFAFEISPLFADSDAVFVTKWHHLNPKPTIKAGTYLE from the coding sequence ATGGAAGCACAAGCCCCGTCTCCAGAACTGATCGAGAAGTTTAACGCGGCCGGTCAAGGCCAAGTGTTCCGCTTTTGGGACCGCCTCGACGCAGGCCAGCAAAAGCAGCTGCTCCAGCAGGCTTCGGAGATCGACCTCGACGAGGTGAAGCGCCTCTTCCACGACCTCGTGCAGGGCGATGGCGGCGAAGGCGCTGGGCTGGAAGGCCTCGAACCGGCACCCTACCAGGCGCACCCCTCGCAGGGCGGCAACCTCGACCAGTGGAAGAAGGCCTTCCTCAAGGGCGAAGAGGTGCTCAAGGCGGGCCAGGTGGCGGCCTTTACCGTGGCGGGTGGCCAGGGCACGCGCCTTGGCTACGACGGGCCCAAGGGCACCTTCCCCGTCACCCCGGTGAAGAAAAAGAGCCTTTTCCAGGTGTTTGCGGAGAAGATCCGCTCCGCCAACCAGCGCTTCGGCTGCTCCATCCCATGGCTGATCATGACGAGCCACATCAACCACGAGCAGACGGTCGCCTTCTTCAAGGAGCACAACTTTTTCGGCCTCGAGCAAGACGATGTCTGGTTCTTCTCCCAAGGCCGCATGCCGGCGGTGGACGAGGAGGGCAAGATCATCCTCGAAGCGCCCGACTCCATCGCCATGAGCCCCGACGGCCACGGCGGCGCGCTGCGGGCGCTCGTGCGCAGCGGCTCCATCGCCAAGCTCAAGCAGCGCGGCGTGAAGGTGCTCAGCTACTTCCAGGTCGACAACGTGCTGGTGCGCGCCATCGACCCGGCCTTCATCGGCTTCCACGTGCTCGCCGGCTCTGAGATGTCGAGCAAGATGATCCCCAAGCGCGATGCGACCGAAAAGCTGGGCATCTTCTGCGTGCAGGGCGGCCAGACCAAGGTGATCGAATATTCCGATATGCCCGCCGAGATGCAGGCCGAGACGGATGAAAACGGCACCCTGCGCTTCCTCGCCGGGAGCATCGCCATCCACGTGCTCAATGTGGAGTTCATCGAGCGCGTTGGCTCGGGCGGCGACTTCCAGCTGCCGTTCCACCGCGCGCACAAGAAGATCCCGGTCGTGACCGACAAGGGCGAGACGGTGAAGCCCGAAGACCCGAACGGCTACAAGTTCGAGATGTTTGTCTTCGACGCGCTGCCCTTTGCCCAAAACGCGACCACGATCGAGACCTTGCGCGAAGACGACTTCAGCCCGGTGAAGAATGCCGAGGGCAGCGACTCGCCGCAGACGGCCCACGACGACCAGCTCCGCCAGTTTACGCGCTGGTGCGAAGCGGCCGGTGTGCAACTGGAGGTCGACGAGACCGACAAGCCGCCCTTCGCCTTCGAGATCAGCCCGCTCTTCGCCGACTCCGACGCGGTCTTCGTCACCAAATGGCACCACCTCAACCCCAAGCCGACGATCAAGGCCGGCACCTACCTCGAGTAG
- a CDS encoding DUF1810 domain-containing protein, with protein sequence MPGSDPFQHFIDAQESVYPQVVRELQAGRKRSHWMWFIFPQLQGLGSSSMARRYALASRAEAEAYAAHPVLGPRLREGVALVLAVEGRTAHEIFGSPDDLKFRSCLTLFEAACPREPLFARGLERYYGGERDPSTQRLLAD encoded by the coding sequence ATGCCCGGTTCCGATCCCTTCCAGCACTTCATCGACGCCCAGGAGAGCGTTTACCCGCAGGTGGTGCGTGAGTTGCAGGCGGGGCGCAAGCGCTCGCACTGGATGTGGTTTATCTTTCCACAGTTGCAGGGGCTGGGGAGCAGCAGCATGGCGCGGCGGTATGCGCTGGCGTCACGGGCGGAGGCGGAGGCTTATGCGGCGCACCCGGTGCTTGGGCCGCGACTGCGGGAGGGCGTGGCGCTGGTCCTGGCGGTGGAGGGGCGGACGGCGCACGAGATCTTTGGCTCGCCCGACGATTTGAAGTTTCGCTCGTGCCTCACGCTTTTTGAGGCGGCCTGCCCGCGGGAGCCCCTTTTTGCGCGTGGGCTGGAGCGGTATTACGGGGGAGAGCGCGATCCTTCGACCCAACGTTTGCTGGCGGATTAG
- a CDS encoding septum formation initiator family protein produces the protein MAQWWGRLIVGLLVGLLVLVVMMVGTVWLQAHREYKFQEQRAQAAETRLAELRSERAQRETYLRLVLEDPKFLERVVRERLGYVRPNETLFRFEEPAGNRPE, from the coding sequence ATGGCTCAGTGGTGGGGCAGATTGATTGTCGGCTTGCTGGTTGGTTTGCTGGTGCTGGTCGTCATGATGGTGGGAACCGTCTGGCTGCAGGCGCACCGCGAATACAAGTTCCAGGAGCAGCGGGCGCAGGCGGCGGAAACCCGTCTGGCGGAGCTGCGCTCGGAGCGCGCCCAGCGGGAGACCTATCTGCGCCTCGTGCTGGAAGACCCAAAGTTCCTCGAACGCGTGGTGCGCGAGCGTCTGGGCTACGTGCGCCCCAACGAGACGCTTTTCCGCTTTGAAGAGCCGGCGGGGAATCGCCCCGAGTAA
- a CDS encoding phospho-sugar mutase, whose protein sequence is MSVSATLSQLQQAHEAGKLLDSTLENATAYLQGGFMPAWGEAAMAELVEKQAWDELNDRFYQTLKFGTGGMRSRTIGNVVTAAERGTPGPQDTPEHAAVGSAMMNDFNVIRATVGLFRYCERHLEKSLGRREAPRLVIAHDVRHFSRHFCELTASVWTKLGGYAMIFDGPRSTPQLSFTVRYTKATAGIVITASHNPAHDNGYKVYFEDGAQVVFPNAEGIIHEVYQVKLADTAQYLDKDLAGVVTLPATADAAYLEVMQENLLDKEVFKRAQPEIVFSPIHGTGGVSGPQVLKNNGLEVSLVEKQMVQDSRFPTVKSPNPENAEALAMAIAQAQEIGADVVLATDPDSDRMGAAVRDENGQMVLLTGNMIGSLLADYRINKLKEQGVLPKSGTKNAALIKTYVTTPLQAAIAEKNGLKVINTLTGFKWIGEKLRDYQQQIVDAVKKEQGIAIDYDKCSLEQRRKLALAHSTFYVFGGEESYGYLASDLVRDKDANAAVLMFAELAASLKAQGKTFPQYLDEVYLRYGYYLERLVNIYYEGASGSQKIKNILDSYRNSPPEKLGEFMVTSFKDFGRQDLFDADGKETPKENFYFLELDNGYQFAVRGSGTEPKIKFYLFASEDVPEPAALDDVKESVKQTLATLAEAIEADARQRAEG, encoded by the coding sequence ATGTCGGTATCCGCTACGCTCTCCCAACTGCAGCAGGCCCACGAGGCCGGCAAGCTGCTCGACAGCACGCTCGAAAACGCCACCGCCTACCTTCAGGGCGGCTTCATGCCTGCGTGGGGCGAGGCCGCCATGGCCGAGCTCGTCGAAAAACAGGCGTGGGACGAGCTGAACGACCGCTTTTACCAGACACTGAAGTTTGGCACCGGTGGCATGCGCAGCCGCACGATCGGCAATGTCGTGACCGCCGCCGAGCGCGGCACGCCCGGCCCGCAAGACACGCCCGAGCACGCGGCGGTCGGCTCGGCCATGATGAACGACTTCAACGTCATCCGCGCCACCGTCGGCCTCTTCCGCTACTGCGAGCGCCACCTCGAAAAGAGCCTGGGCCGCCGCGAAGCCCCCCGCCTCGTCATCGCCCATGACGTGCGCCACTTCTCCCGCCACTTCTGCGAGTTGACGGCCAGCGTGTGGACCAAGCTGGGCGGCTACGCGATGATCTTCGACGGCCCGCGCTCGACCCCGCAGCTCAGCTTTACGGTGCGCTACACCAAGGCCACCGCCGGCATCGTGATCACCGCCAGCCACAACCCGGCGCACGACAACGGCTACAAAGTCTATTTCGAAGACGGCGCGCAGGTGGTGTTCCCCAACGCGGAGGGCATCATCCACGAAGTCTATCAGGTCAAGCTGGCCGACACCGCGCAATACCTCGACAAGGACCTCGCGGGCGTCGTCACGCTGCCGGCCACGGCCGACGCGGCCTACCTCGAAGTGATGCAGGAAAACCTGCTCGATAAGGAGGTCTTCAAGCGCGCCCAGCCCGAGATCGTCTTTTCGCCCATCCACGGCACGGGTGGGGTCAGTGGCCCGCAGGTGCTGAAGAACAACGGTCTCGAAGTGTCGCTGGTCGAAAAGCAGATGGTGCAGGACAGCCGCTTCCCGACCGTCAAGAGCCCCAACCCGGAGAACGCCGAAGCCCTTGCCATGGCCATCGCGCAGGCTCAGGAAATCGGGGCCGACGTCGTGCTCGCGACCGACCCGGACTCCGACCGTATGGGTGCCGCCGTCCGCGACGAAAATGGCCAGATGGTGCTATTGACCGGTAACATGATTGGCTCGTTGCTGGCCGACTACCGCATCAACAAGCTGAAGGAGCAGGGCGTGCTGCCCAAGAGCGGCACCAAGAACGCCGCGCTGATCAAGACCTACGTCACCACGCCCCTGCAGGCCGCCATTGCCGAAAAGAACGGCCTCAAGGTGATCAACACGCTGACCGGCTTCAAGTGGATCGGTGAAAAGCTGCGCGATTACCAGCAGCAGATCGTCGACGCGGTGAAGAAGGAGCAGGGCATCGCCATCGACTACGACAAGTGCTCGCTGGAGCAGCGCCGCAAGCTGGCCCTCGCCCACAGCACCTTCTACGTGTTCGGCGGCGAAGAGAGCTACGGCTACCTCGCCAGCGACCTCGTGCGCGACAAGGATGCCAACGCTGCCGTGCTGATGTTTGCCGAGCTGGCAGCCTCGCTCAAGGCTCAGGGCAAGACCTTCCCGCAATACCTCGACGAAGTCTACCTGCGCTACGGCTACTACCTCGAGCGTCTGGTCAACATCTACTACGAAGGCGCCAGCGGCTCCCAGAAGATCAAGAACATCCTCGACAGCTACCGCAACAGCCCGCCCGAAAAGCTGGGCGAGTTCATGGTCACGTCGTTCAAGGACTTCGGTCGCCAGGACCTCTTCGACGCCGACGGCAAGGAAACGCCCAAGGAGAACTTCTACTTCCTCGAGCTCGATAACGGCTATCAGTTTGCCGTGCGCGGCTCCGGCACCGAGCCCAAGATCAAGTTTTACCTCTTCGCCAGCGAAGACGTGCCCGAGCCCGCCGCGCTCGACGACGTCAAAGAGAGTGTCAAGCAGACGCTCGCCACCCTGGCCGAAGCGATCGAAGCCGACGCCCGCCAGCGCGCCGAAGGCTAA
- a CDS encoding tetratricopeptide repeat protein, giving the protein MRLPLRPALFSVSLLSPLVHLPAQQVGPTLPSASSEATSSVDLQALGFPEAAETAPIMEWLYEHAETEFRGWYEAAEAGDPAAQLLVGYGYYLGLPVEENNATALSWFQKASAQGEARATLRIGLMYFHGEGVEADMDTALRLVREAADTGLPAAQNTMGGFYLNGAGVEINPTEALRFFHLAADQGYAPSMQNIGFCYFEGLGVEADSAQALQWFQRAADAGSINALILVGEAYANGTGVEPDDAKALEIFLQAAEAGHPSAQNLIAGWYEYGRGTEQDEAAAARWYRAAAEQGMLEAQYRYATMLLNGVGLEADPKQAAYWFLQAAEQEFAPAQMILGLCYERGIGVPRDLGTAKLWYERAIEQGNTEAMTNLGALLYSQGGSDDSLARAHQLFQEAAEAGNVRAQYNLGLMDYHGHGQAQDLEAAFRSFLIAADQGHVQSQFLVGAMYQRGEGTEVNYPEAIRWYEQAAANGAPDALVHLGEIYLHGLAGEKDPAKALDYYRQAADAGSALGQYNLAVQYQQGAGVEQDLAKALELYQQAADKGHPDSLYNLGMLYAEGKGVEKDNAKAGGLFKQAAERGHADAQYNYAVFLANGWGLEKDLRQALEWYRRAARQGQPDAVAYFKKLQELKQQQGTEPATPAPSAS; this is encoded by the coding sequence ATGCGACTCCCCCTCCGCCCCGCCCTTTTTAGTGTAAGCCTGTTGAGCCCCCTCGTGCACTTGCCCGCCCAGCAAGTCGGCCCCACGCTGCCGTCTGCCTCGAGCGAAGCCACTTCCTCCGTCGATCTGCAGGCGTTGGGCTTTCCGGAAGCCGCGGAGACGGCCCCCATCATGGAGTGGCTTTATGAGCATGCGGAGACGGAATTCCGGGGCTGGTATGAGGCAGCCGAGGCGGGAGACCCTGCCGCGCAGCTGCTGGTCGGCTACGGCTACTACCTCGGGCTGCCCGTCGAGGAAAACAACGCCACCGCCCTCAGCTGGTTCCAGAAAGCCTCCGCCCAAGGCGAAGCCCGCGCTACCCTGCGCATCGGCCTGATGTATTTCCATGGCGAAGGCGTCGAGGCCGATATGGACACGGCCCTGCGCCTCGTGCGCGAAGCCGCCGACACGGGACTGCCCGCCGCACAGAACACGATGGGCGGCTTTTACCTCAATGGGGCCGGCGTCGAGATCAACCCGACGGAAGCGCTCCGCTTCTTCCACCTCGCGGCCGACCAAGGCTACGCCCCCTCGATGCAAAACATCGGCTTCTGCTACTTTGAGGGCCTGGGCGTGGAGGCCGATAGCGCGCAAGCCCTCCAGTGGTTTCAGCGTGCCGCCGACGCCGGCTCGATCAACGCCCTGATCCTGGTCGGCGAAGCTTACGCCAACGGCACCGGCGTCGAGCCCGATGACGCCAAGGCACTCGAAATCTTCCTGCAGGCCGCCGAAGCGGGCCACCCGAGCGCGCAAAACCTCATTGCCGGCTGGTATGAATACGGGCGCGGCACGGAGCAGGACGAGGCCGCCGCCGCCCGCTGGTATCGTGCCGCCGCCGAACAGGGTATGCTCGAAGCCCAGTATCGCTACGCCACCATGTTGCTCAACGGCGTCGGGCTCGAAGCCGACCCCAAACAGGCAGCCTACTGGTTCCTGCAGGCGGCGGAGCAGGAATTTGCACCCGCGCAGATGATCCTCGGGCTGTGCTACGAGCGCGGCATCGGCGTGCCACGCGACCTCGGCACGGCCAAGCTCTGGTACGAGCGTGCGATCGAGCAAGGCAACACGGAGGCCATGACCAACCTCGGCGCCCTGCTCTACAGCCAGGGCGGCTCCGACGATTCTCTGGCCCGCGCCCACCAGCTCTTTCAAGAAGCGGCAGAGGCTGGCAACGTGCGCGCCCAATACAACCTGGGTCTGATGGACTACCACGGCCACGGCCAAGCCCAAGATCTCGAAGCCGCCTTCCGGTCGTTCCTCATCGCGGCCGACCAAGGGCATGTGCAGTCGCAGTTCCTCGTGGGTGCGATGTATCAACGCGGCGAAGGCACCGAAGTGAACTACCCCGAAGCCATCCGCTGGTATGAGCAGGCGGCGGCCAACGGCGCGCCGGATGCCCTCGTCCACCTTGGCGAAATCTACCTCCACGGCCTTGCGGGCGAAAAAGACCCGGCCAAGGCCCTCGACTATTATCGCCAGGCAGCCGACGCCGGTTCTGCGCTCGGCCAGTACAACCTTGCGGTGCAATACCAGCAGGGCGCCGGGGTGGAGCAAGATCTCGCGAAGGCCCTCGAACTCTACCAACAAGCGGCCGACAAGGGCCACCCGGATTCACTTTACAACCTCGGGATGCTCTACGCGGAGGGCAAGGGGGTGGAGAAAGACAACGCCAAGGCCGGCGGCCTCTTCAAGCAAGCGGCCGAGCGAGGCCATGCCGACGCGCAGTACAACTACGCCGTCTTCCTCGCCAACGGCTGGGGCCTCGAAAAGGACCTCCGCCAGGCCCTCGAATGGTATCGCCGCGCCGCCCGCCAAGGCCAGCCCGACGCCGTCGCCTACTTCAAAAAGCTCCAGGAGCTGAAGCAGCAACAAGGCACCGAGCCCGCTACTCCCGCGCCCAGCGCGTCGTAA